A genome region from Bordetella genomosp. 10 includes the following:
- a CDS encoding hybrid sensor histidine kinase/response regulator has translation MTVAARGGEASLLARNDAMAAPAAHEAAAVPAPNAAVPVPVMNGPGPLRDQAIPVAVFWREIFPAMLLVLAFAVVLSLAYVQLRREVARRRAAELRLEAARDLADSASLAKASFFATMSHEIRTPLSGIIGMLDLLRRGAMDDDQRQMMAAVDTAANALLQILDDVLDFSKAEANRMSLESVPVDLRAMVHSVVMVIGEPARRRGVRTMLRVDPNVGSEVRGDPLRIRQILSNLMSNAAKFTHQGQVTLAVSVDRSGAGEQWLRFSVSDTGIGIPHAKLAQVMAPYRQADGATSRRYGGTGLGLSVCSRLAALMGGAITLNSMPGRGTTATFTCRFAVTAGPPAPAVALELDIDSIANRVDRPPRRHQVVAARAGAGARAHAGPGTLGQGTLGQGMPGQATPRPGLALAAPVRGGEPGAGADNAEAGAARSTGMALSAGVAPSAGAKSSTGAASFNDAVSSVNATSSAGAASSADATASAGVASSTGTMPSVGAASATGVAAGGVPRILVVDDHAINREVVRRQLVALGYACDVKEDAPSALAALRHGGYALLLTDCQMPPMNGGELARAWRDIEASRGAKQRMPIVAMTATAERALPAAAICEAIDACLYKPVKLDALREMLTEWVPAPVGLSGAAPASNASNSSDASNVSNVSGASGASSGPGGSGVAGGSNTEASGASSAPGSSATSGAGGAASAAGAAPLQGLDLDGLRAQFGDALAARRFALQSLQLLRDDLAQARGPLCAQFYGQVARWLHRSVGALSMLGHWPVVADCTQLEKAMEQAIAEPDKAADRAELLSRLAAVLRDFEDTLREIERELHTRTPA, from the coding sequence GTGACCGTTGCGGCGCGCGGCGGCGAGGCGTCCTTGCTCGCACGCAACGATGCCATGGCCGCGCCGGCGGCGCACGAGGCGGCGGCCGTTCCGGCGCCGAACGCCGCCGTTCCCGTCCCGGTCATGAACGGTCCCGGACCGCTGCGGGACCAGGCCATTCCGGTGGCGGTGTTCTGGCGCGAGATCTTTCCGGCCATGCTGCTGGTGCTGGCCTTCGCGGTGGTGCTGTCGCTGGCCTACGTGCAGTTGCGGCGCGAAGTCGCGCGCCGGCGCGCCGCGGAATTGCGCCTGGAGGCCGCGCGCGACCTGGCCGACAGCGCCTCGCTGGCCAAGGCGTCCTTCTTCGCCACCATGAGCCATGAGATCCGCACGCCGCTCAGCGGCATCATCGGCATGCTGGACCTGCTGCGGCGCGGGGCGATGGACGACGACCAGCGCCAGATGATGGCCGCGGTGGACACCGCCGCCAATGCCTTGCTGCAGATCCTCGACGACGTGCTGGATTTCTCCAAGGCCGAGGCCAACCGCATGAGTCTGGAGTCCGTGCCCGTCGATTTGCGGGCCATGGTCCATAGCGTGGTCATGGTGATCGGCGAGCCGGCGCGGCGCCGCGGCGTGCGCACGATGCTGCGCGTCGATCCCAACGTCGGCAGCGAGGTGCGGGGCGATCCGCTGCGCATCCGGCAGATCCTGTCCAACCTCATGAGCAACGCGGCCAAGTTCACCCACCAGGGGCAGGTGACGCTGGCGGTGTCGGTGGATCGCAGCGGCGCCGGCGAGCAATGGCTGCGGTTCAGCGTCAGCGATACCGGCATCGGCATTCCCCACGCCAAGCTGGCGCAGGTCATGGCGCCTTATCGCCAGGCCGATGGCGCCACCAGCCGGCGCTATGGCGGCACGGGCCTGGGACTGTCGGTGTGCAGCCGGCTGGCCGCGCTGATGGGCGGCGCCATCACCTTGAACAGCATGCCGGGGCGCGGGACCACGGCCACGTTCACCTGCCGCTTCGCGGTGACCGCCGGTCCGCCGGCGCCGGCGGTCGCGTTGGAGCTGGATATCGACAGCATCGCCAACCGCGTGGACAGGCCGCCTCGGCGTCATCAAGTGGTCGCGGCGCGCGCCGGCGCCGGGGCCAGGGCGCATGCCGGGCCTGGGACGTTGGGGCAGGGGACGCTGGGGCAGGGGATGCCGGGCCAGGCGACGCCGCGGCCGGGGCTCGCGTTGGCCGCGCCCGTGAGAGGCGGCGAGCCTGGGGCCGGCGCCGACAATGCCGAGGCCGGCGCGGCGCGATCAACGGGTATGGCGTTGTCGGCTGGCGTTGCGCCATCGGCGGGTGCGAAGTCGTCGACCGGTGCGGCGTCCTTCAACGATGCGGTGTCGTCGGTCAACGCGACCTCATCGGCCGGTGCCGCGTCATCGGCTGACGCGACTGCATCGGCTGGTGTAGCGTCATCGACCGGCACGATGCCATCGGTTGGCGCGGCATCGGCGACCGGCGTGGCGGCGGGCGGCGTGCCTCGCATCCTGGTGGTGGATGACCATGCGATCAATCGCGAAGTGGTGCGGCGCCAGTTGGTGGCATTGGGGTATGCCTGCGACGTGAAGGAGGACGCGCCATCGGCGCTGGCGGCCTTGCGGCACGGCGGCTACGCGCTGCTGCTGACCGATTGCCAGATGCCGCCGATGAACGGCGGCGAATTGGCGCGTGCCTGGCGCGACATCGAGGCATCGCGTGGCGCGAAACAACGCATGCCCATCGTGGCCATGACCGCGACGGCCGAGCGGGCCTTGCCCGCCGCCGCGATCTGCGAGGCGATCGATGCCTGCCTGTACAAGCCGGTAAAACTGGACGCCTTGCGCGAAATGCTGACGGAATGGGTGCCGGCGCCGGTTGGGCTTTCCGGCGCCGCGCCTGCGTCGAACGCATCGAATTCATCGGACGCATCGAATGTATCGAATGTATCGGGCGCGTCAGGCGCGTCGAGCGGGCCAGGTGGGTCGGGCGTAGCGGGTGGATCGAACACAGAGGCGTCGGGCGCATCGAGTGCGCCAGGCTCCTCAGCCACATCAGGCGCCGGCGGGGCGGCGTCGGCCGCCGGGGCCGCGCCGTTGCAGGGGCTGGATCTCGATGGCTTGCGGGCGCAGTTCGGCGATGCCTTGGCGGCGCGGCGATTCGCGCTGCAGTCCTTGCAACTGTTGCGCGACGACCTGGCGCAGGCGCGCGGTCCCTTGTGCGCGCAGTTCTATGGCCAGGTGGCGCGCTGGCTGCACCGCAGCGTGGGGGCGCTGAGCATGCTGGGGCATTGGCCCGTGGTCGCCGATTGCACCCAGTTGGAGAAAGCTATGGAGCAGGCCATCGCCGAACCGGACAAGGCCGCGGACCGCGCCGAATTGCTGTCTCGCCTGGCGGCGGTGCTGCGCGACTTCGAGGACACCTTGCGGGAAATCGAACGGGAATTGCATACCCGGACGCCGGCCTGA
- a CDS encoding MASE1 domain-containing protein produces the protein MLFSLTIFAHVTPTSTNVARNAFLLRFAFVLAYGLLAVLCMRDRDAVTMSTLLWPPAGLLLAALMLSCPRRWPGWMALAATLHVASGVLVAQRGLPAALVFAAGDLALCGAVAAVWRWGTVDRRSLARVGSVLWFIVPLAAASVAGGWLVAQGLHAVDHGIDTQHWYIWTQAAFVGCLIATPLVVAWSNWRAQAFAEQDLRYLWLGLAAAFALLAGTTLVFNKQWSDWLWQGRPAADLTYAPLVFLAFVAVAWGQAGCTLVVTGLAIVTGSYTLSGLGPYGGAGGVPLVAIQGFLGAAALLSLLLGALSADRERATREAVAWKQQLQSALRTSHHLAWEFFPDTRRVIWLGDFPSPYGPACQPDTTVEQWLSYVHEDDRARLLAWVESTGKPDAARRLRARLLCADRQYHEVELNGSAVRLPDGSVASVTGLLSPWGDTSWL, from the coding sequence TTGCTTTTTTCTCTCACGATCTTCGCCCACGTGACGCCAACATCCACCAACGTGGCGCGCAACGCTTTCCTTCTCCGCTTCGCTTTCGTGCTCGCCTACGGGCTGCTGGCCGTGCTCTGCATGCGCGACCGCGACGCGGTGACGATGTCCACCCTGCTGTGGCCGCCCGCCGGCCTGTTGCTGGCGGCGCTGATGCTGAGCTGCCCGCGCCGCTGGCCGGGCTGGATGGCGTTGGCGGCCACCCTGCACGTCGCCAGCGGCGTCCTGGTCGCCCAGCGCGGCCTGCCCGCGGCCCTCGTCTTCGCCGCCGGCGACCTGGCGCTCTGCGGCGCCGTCGCCGCGGTCTGGCGCTGGGGCACGGTGGACCGGCGCAGCCTCGCGCGCGTCGGCAGCGTGCTGTGGTTCATCGTGCCGCTGGCCGCCGCCTCGGTGGCGGGGGGCTGGCTGGTGGCCCAGGGGCTGCACGCCGTCGATCACGGCATCGACACGCAGCATTGGTATATCTGGACGCAGGCCGCCTTCGTCGGCTGCCTGATCGCCACGCCGCTGGTGGTCGCCTGGTCGAACTGGCGCGCGCAGGCTTTCGCCGAGCAGGACCTGCGCTACCTCTGGCTGGGGCTGGCCGCCGCCTTCGCCCTGCTCGCCGGCACCACGCTGGTCTTCAACAAGCAATGGTCGGACTGGCTGTGGCAGGGCCGGCCCGCCGCGGACCTCACCTACGCGCCGCTCGTGTTCCTCGCCTTCGTCGCGGTGGCGTGGGGCCAGGCGGGCTGCACGCTGGTGGTCACCGGGCTGGCCATCGTCACCGGCTCGTACACCCTGAGCGGGTTGGGGCCCTATGGCGGAGCGGGCGGCGTGCCCCTGGTGGCGATACAGGGGTTCCTGGGCGCGGCCGCCCTGCTCAGCCTGCTGCTCGGCGCGCTCAGCGCCGACCGGGAACGCGCGACGCGCGAAGCCGTGGCCTGGAAGCAGCAGCTCCAGTCGGCCCTGCGCACCAGCCATCACCTGGCCTGGGAGTTCTTTCCGGATACCCGGCGGGTGATCTGGCTGGGGGACTTCCCCTCGCCCTACGGGCCGGCCTGCCAACCGGATACGACGGTCGAACAATGGCTGTCCTACGTCCACGAGGACGACCGGGCGCGGCTGTTGGCGTGGGTGGAGAGCACCGGCAAGCCGGACGCCGCGCGCCGCCTGCGCGCGCGGCTGCTGTGCGCCGACCGGCAATACCACGAGGTGGAGCTGAACGGCTCCGCCGTGCGCCTGCCCGACGGATCGGTCGCCTCGGTGACGGGCCTGCTCAGTCCCTGGGGCGATACGAGCTGGTTGTAA